The sequence below is a genomic window from Dyadobacter chenwenxiniae.
ACAGGGCCGTCGTTTAGTAATGCTACTTTCATGTCTGCTCCGAAGATTCCGCGTTGGATGGGTTTGCCCAGTTCTGTTTCCAGGAAGGAGATCATCCCTTCATAAAGCGGGATGGCGGCTTCCGGTCTGGCGGCTTCGATGAACGATGGCCGGTTTCCCTTCTTTGTGCTCGCGTGTAATGTAAATTGGCTGATCAGAAGAATGTCCCCATCCACTGATCTAAGGTCCAGGTTCATCTTATCGTCGCTATCACCAAAAACCCGCAGACCAACGATTTTTTTTCCCAGCCATTCCACATCCTCCCGGTTATCAAGGTGTGTGACGCCTAAAAGGACCAGGAATCCCCTCTGAATCTCTCCCTCAACTTTCCCCTCAATTGTAACGGACGCGCTGGTCACGCGTTGGATTACTGCGATCATATTAACTAAGCTTAAATTAGCGTTCCGTAAAGGTAGCCCAAGACTTTCCAGGTTTCCAAAACCTGGAAAGTCTCGCTAACTTTACCTAAGCCAACTTCAATAATCAATGAAAGAAGAACGCATATCCGTTTTTGATATTTTTAAGATTGGGATTGGACCTTCCAGTTCGCATACACTTGGGCCCTGGCGGGCGGCGCAGCAATTTTTACAAGCTGTTCACGAGCAATGTGGGCTAGATAAGGTGCGGGCGGTTGACATTCATCTTTATGGTTCTTTGGCGAAAACAGGGAAAGGGCATGGGACGGATATTGCTGTTATTCTGGGGCTAAGCGGTTACGATCCGGTTACAGTTAAGACGGAAAATATTGATGCAATCCTGGCTGAAATAGCTTCAAAGGAATGCATCATGCTCCCCGGCGACATGCGGGTGGTTTTCGCCCCGAAAGAGAACATTATCTTTCATAAAAACGAAACGCTTCCCTTCCATCCCAATGGCCTCACATTCATTGCCAATTGCGAATCAACGGGGCAGATAGAGGAAACTTACTATTCAGTTGGCGGTGGCTTCGTTATTCAGGAAGGCAAGGCGGACGATGAGGTGAAGACATGCGTTGATCTTCCTTATCCGATTGACCAGGCCGCGGACTTGCTCAAATGGCATAATATTTCAAGGAGGCCCATCTGGGAAATCGTTTTGGAAAATGAAAAGGTTTGGAAAAATGAAGACATGGTCAGATGTGACCTGATGAACATCTGGCATGTGATGCAGCAAAGCATTTTCCATGGTTGTCAAACGAATGGGGTTTTGCCGGGCGGTCTGAATGTGCAGCGTCGCGCGGCAGCTCTGAATCAGAAACTTTTAAATGACTTCGTTTGCGTTGGCTGCGACGATTGGATGGACGCGATCAGACGTGGGGGGGGCGGTTTTAAATATACATTGGATTGGGTAAGCTGCTTCGCATTGGCCGTAAATGAGGAAAACGCCTCTTACAGTCGCGTAGTTACCGCACCTACAAATGGCTCGGCTGGTGTGATTCCGGCGGTGATTCAATATCATCTTACTTTTGGCGGTGGGACAGATGAAGATGTGTTTAGATTCTTGCTTACAGCCGGTGAAATTGGCAGCATCTTCAAAAAAGGCGCTACGCTTTCGGCTGCTATGGGTGGTTGTCAGGCTGAAATCGGCGTTTCTTCTGCAATGGCGGCAGCTGGACTGGCTCAGGTTTCGGGTGGAACGGTCGAGCAATGTTTAATGGCTGCCGAAATTGCTATGGAGCATCATTTAGGCCTCACCTGCGATCCTGTGGGTGGTTTGGTGCAGATTCCGTGCATCGAACGAAATACAATGGGGGCGATCAAGGCGATTACGGCTTGTCAGCTGGCTCTGCAAAGTAACCCTGACAATGCGAAAGTGTCACTGGACAATGTGGTGCACACGATGTGGGAAACGGCGTTGGATATGAACAACCGCTATAAGGAAACTTCGGAGGGCGGGTTGGCGGTTAATATTCCGATTAGTTTGAGTGAATGTTGAATGTTAAATGAGTGAATGATCGGGCGCCGTTGCGCTGAATGAGCGGGCTTCGTTGCGCTGAATGAGTGGGGCGCCGTTGCTATGAATGAGTGGGTGCCTTTGCGCTGAGTGGAATTTTATACTTATTCTTTGTTTTTATAGATTGAGTAGCAAATGTGCTAGTCCGAAATATACGCCGTAGCCGATCAAATCATTGGCTGTGGTGATAAATGGGCCTGATGCGACTGCGGGGTTGATGCCTATTTTTTCTAATAAAATTGGCGTCATGGTGCCCATAAACGATGCCAGGAAAACTACGGACATCAATGCTGCTGAAACGACGAATGCAAGCTGTACATCATTGCCAATCAATAAATTAAATCCAAATACAATGGTGCTGATGATAATCCCATTGATAAATGCAACGGCAAACATTCGGATCAATCGCTGACCAACTGTTGTGTCCAAGCCCGTTTTGTCAGCCAGGCTTTGCAAAATAATAGAAGAGGTCTGAATGCCCACATTCCCGCCGGTTGATCCGATAATCGGGATAAAAGCAGCCATAGCAGGGACAATCTTCAAATCTCCCTCAAAAAAACTGATAAATTTCGCGGCCAGAATCCCCCCCATCATGCCTACCAAAAGCCACGGTAAACGTGCTTTGGTTTGCTGCCAGATCGTGTCATCTTCTTCCACATCACCCGTAATACCAGCCATAGCCAGCGTATCGGAACTGGCCTGATCGGTGATCACGTCAATCACGTCATCAATGGTGATCCGGCCTAAAAGTTTACCCTGAACATTCACAACAGGCAGTGCGTCAAGGTCATAGCGCTGCATGAGTTCGGCGACTTCTTCGGCTGGGCGATATGTTTCTACGAAAATAACGTCTTTATCGTACAGACTTTCAATGCGTGTATTCTTATGCGCAAGGACGATTTTTTTCAATGAAAGAATGCCAAGCAACTTGCCAAAATCATCCACAACATACACCGCATAAACCTTCCCGACATCTTCTGCCTGCTTGCGGAGTTCTTCAATGCATTGATTTACATTCCAATTGACATTGGCTTTCACCAACTCTTTCTGCATCAAACCACCTGCTACATCTTCATCATAATGCAGCAGATCCAGGATAAAACGCGCTTGTTCGCGGTCTTCCAGCAAGGCAATTACTTCTTCACGGACGCGGATAGGCTGCTCATTCAGCAAGTCCACCGCATCATCAGAATCAAAAAGGTTGACAAAATGGGAGATTTCCTCCGACGTGAATGCTTTCAAAAACTCCCGGCGCTCGTTGGGGTCCATATCCGCAAGGATCTCCGCCCCGCGTTCCACATCCAGCTGCGTGATCAGGAATTTGGCACTTTCTGTTTCCAACTCTGATAACAGACCGGTTATATCCGCGGGAAAAAGGCTCTCTGTCTCTGTCCTGATGGAAGCAGAATCCTCTTTCTCAATCAGTTCCTGAATGTGCTCTACGTATTCCTTGGTTAATTCAAACGTCATTGTTCCCTAAGCTTTTAGCAATTAGCAGAATGGCTCCTGGCTGGATTATATACTTTTTAAAGGCATTTTCAGATTTGCGGCTGCAATTCCTGGGCGAGTTTCGTAAGCTCCACGAACTGCGCAACGCTCAACTGCTCGGCCCGTTTGGTCAGCAACGGATTTTCGGGAAATTCACCAATGGGTTTCAATGCATTGCGAAGTGTTTTCCTCCTTTGGTTAAAAGCTGTTTTCACAACCCGGAAAAACATTTTTTCATCACAATCCAATGCTGCAACCGCATTTCTCCGCAGCCGGATCACACCGGACTGGACTTTGGGAGGCGGATCAAATGCGCCCGGCGGCACAGAAACCAGGTAATCTATATCATAAAATGCCTGCAATAGAACGCTCAAAATGCCATAATCCTTATTTCCCGGCGGAGACGCAATGCGCATAGCCACTTCCTTTTGCAGCATACAAACGACCTCCGGGATTTGATCCCGGATTTGTAATGCGCGGAAAAAGATCTGTGAGGAAATGTTGTACGGGAAGTTACCAATGATGGCAAAAGGCTCCGAAAAATAGTCTGCCGGATTGAATTTCAGGAAGTCGCCCTCAATGATCCTGGGCGTCAGACTTTCGTAATGTTTCTTTAAATAGGCAACCGATTCGGTGTCAATTTCAATCACATAAGTGCTGAATGTGTCCTTAGGGATAAGAAACTGGGTGAGAACACCCATGCCGGGGCCTATCTCCAGAACCTTGCCGTAACCATTATGTCCCGAGAGGCCGTCAACGATCCGCTGAGCAATATTTAAGTCTTTCAGAAAGTGTTGGCCCAAATGCTTTTTGGCCCTCACTTTGGAATCGTCGCGCTTTTTATAATTTGTTTTCACGAACCAAAATTACGGCTTAATTCGTAGATTTATCGAATAAAGAATAGGAAGGAATCTTAAAAGTGCGATTATCGAGATACTATGGAAATGATCTTGTCCCATACCGATTGGCAGACTATACACGCTACACTTCAGCATCTGAACCTGATTGGAATTACTTTTTCTCCGGACTTCATCATCCGTAATATTAGTGCGCACGCTTTAATGAAAACGGGCTGGCAGGAGTCGGATCTGTTGGGGCACAGCATTTTTGATAAACTCATCCCCAAGGAAGAAGAGCACGAAATCCGGCAGATGCTGGAAGAAGGAATTCAGGGAAAACGGAAACTTGAACAGCGGGAAGTTCCCTTTTTGGCACAAAAAGGCACATTAAGAACGTTTTCGATCAATAGCGTGCTCATGCACCGCGAGCAGGACGAGGTGGAATGTGTGACTCTGGTGGGTGACGACATTACGCGGCGCCGCAGGATGGAGTCGTCCATTGCCAAATCCAATTCGCAGTTGCAGGATCTGGTGGACAACACGAGCGATCTGATCCAGCTTGTTGCGATTGACGGGAAATTCATATTTGTAAATAAAGCCTGGCGCGAAGTGCTGGGCTATGGACTGGATGAAATTGCGTCCATGCGGATGGAAGACATTCTGCATCCGCAGCATAAAGAGCAGGCACTGGCGCAGCTGAAACTGATAGAGCAAGGCCATTCCAATGCGAATTTTGAGACTGTTTTCCTAAGCAGGGAAGGCAAAAAAGTCTTTGTTGCAGGAAGTGTCAATTGCCGGTTTGATAATGGTAAACCCACCGCATTCCGCTGCATTCTAAATGACTTTACAGAAAAAATAAGGGCTGAAAAGGCGCAAAACCTGTATTACAGCATTGCGAACTGGACGGTTAATACGCAAAATCTCGATGATTTTTATCATAGCATTCACGAAGCGTTAGGTAAGATCATCGACGTAAAAAACTTCTTCATTGCGCTTTACGATCCCAGCAAAAGCTACATTTATTTCCCTTATTATGTGGATCAATATTTTCAGGGAAATGTAAAGTTTACCAAAAGAAAACTGGGCAATGGAGTGACGGAATATGCCATTGCGTCCAATAAACCGCTTTTTTTATCAGGAGAGAAAATAGAAGAACTGGCTAAAACAAACAGCCTTTATTTATACGGCGTCACGCCAAAATTGCTCCTGTGCGTGCCCTTGCGGGTAGGCGACCGTGTTACGGGCATCATTGGTGTAAAATCCTACGATGATCCTAATATGTTCGATGCCAGGGATTTGGAGTTGCTGGAGTTTATTTCGGGACAGGTCGCGATGGCGATTGCGCGGAAACAAAGTGAAGAAGAGCTTAGCAAATATCTTGCGCGGTTGAATGCGATTTTTGACAGCAGTTCCCACCTGATATGGTCGGTTAACAAATCATTGCAGCTGACCTCATTTAACAGGAATTATGCGGATCTGATTCAGAATCAGCTTGGTGTAAGGCCATCATTGCAGTCCAGCGCGGAGAAATTTGGCTGGCGAATGGTTGGTAACAGCAACCGCAGGACACTTGAAACCAAATACAGGCAAGCATTAAAAGGGGAACCGCAATATTTTGAATTTAAAATAGATCGGAAAGACCAGGGCGAAATGTGGCTGGAATTTTACCTGAATCCAATCCACTATGCGGACGGCGTGATTGAGGAGGTTTCGGGAATAGCGCGCGACATTACGCGGCGTAAAGAGGCCGAGCTTTCATTGAGGCATAGCGAGGAGCTTTTCCGTGGGATTTTTGAAAACCTGCAAGACATTTATTGCCGGATTAATCGTCTGGGTGAGATCACGATGATCAGCCAATCCGTGCTGAAAAGGCTTGGTTACTTGCCTGGTGAAGTCATAGGACACAAGATCACTGAATTTTTCCCGGATAAAAAACGGATACATTCTGCATTGATCAGGCTAAGGAGAAGCAAGAGCTTACGTAACTTCGAAATTTCGCTTTACCGCAAAGATGGCACGGAAAGGCAGTTTATGATCAACATGCTGATGTTTACGAACGACAAAGGCAAACCGACCGAAATCGCCGTTCTCGCTCGGGACATTACTGAATTGAAACGCAACGAGCAGGAATTGCTGAAAGCAAAGGAACACGCAGAGCGCTCATTGAAGGTTAAGGAAGGCTTTTTGGCCAACATGAGCCACGAAATCCGGACGCCGATGAATGGGGTGATCGGGATGATCGACTTGCTGGGCGAAACGCCGCTGGATGTGGAGCAGAAGGATTATGTGTTAACAATCAAGCGATCATCGGAAACTTTACTGAATATTCTGAACGACATTCTGGATCTTTCCAAAATCGAGGCCGGCAAGATGGAACTGCATGAGGCGCCGATTGCGACGGAAGAATTATTGCTGAAACTCGTCTCACTTTTTGGACAAACAGCCAAAAGCAAAGGGAACACACTTACGTATCACATTGCGCCTGAAATTCCGAAATTCATCATTGCCGATCAGACCAGGTTACTGCAGATCTTGTCTAACCTGACTTCCAATGCATTGAAATTCACTGATCATGGGGCAGTTACATTGTTTTTGACATTGGTTAAAAAGGACGGATTGTTTCATAAAATCAAAGTCGAGGTTCAGGATTCGGGCATAGGGATCAGTCCGATGGATAAACAGATATTGTTTACGTCATTTACACAGCTGGATAACTCGTCGCGTAAATCTTTTGGTGGAACGGGACTTGGATTGGCGATTTCCAAACAATTGTGCGAATTAATGCACGGTGAAATCGGCGTCGAGTCGACGATAGGAGAGGGCAGTACATTCTGGTTTACATTTGAAACAAAAGAGACTTCCATCGCGCAGGCCAGCAACATTGTGCAATTGGAGGAAACGCCGATCGAGAATGTTTTTGCAGATTATCATCCTACCATTCTGCTTGTGGATGATAACGCGGTTAACCGGAAGGTGGCCAATGAAATCCTGAAAAAATCGGGTTGCTACGTGGATCTTGCAGAAAGCGGTTTCAAGGCGATTGAAATGGTCGAGGCCAAGCGAAAAGTTTCAGACTTGAGTTACGACATCATTTTTATGGATATCCAAATGCCGGATATGGATGGTGTGGAAACTTCTCAGGAACTCAAAAAACGCTTCCCTGATTCCATGCCGCCAATCGTTGCTATGACCGCGTATTCCATGAAGGAAGACCGCGACCGGTTTATGAGCCAGGGCATGGACGATTACATCGCCAAACCGATCCGCGCACAAACATTGATACTTAAAGTAAAAGATCTGATAAACAACGTGGAGAGCCGCAAGCTGGAATCGAAGCAGCGTGAAATTGCGCAGGAAGTGGCTCTGCCAATTTTGGACAAAGAAATCATCGACCAGCTGAATAGCATAGGCGGGGCGGATCTTGTGTGGTCTGTGTTTGAAGATTTTGTTACTGAATCCAATGAGCTGGTTTCTGGCGCATTGGAGGCTTATGCCAACGGCGACATTAAAACGATCAAAAGCAATTTGCATACATTAAAAGGCAGTGGCGGAACTGTGGGCGTAGCACAAGTAGCCGAAATAGCGCGCGATGCAGAATGGCGCTTGAAATCGGATGACACGAGTACGCTCGCCGAGGCGCTTCCGCAATTGGAAAAGGCTTACCAAAAGTTCCTGAACGCGTACGAAGGGCTGTTAAAAGACTGGTTGAAGTGAAATTTTCTCGTCGGGTAAATCCCGGCGTTAATCTATAAGTGCGGTGGTTTCATCGATTGTAGCGGTTTATTGCGGAGCGTGATTAAACTATAATCAAAAAGGTTGCTCTAAACTGCAATAAACCTTTACAGAAACCATGAAGAAATTCGCATCCCTACTCTCGCTGCTGATATTATTGTCGCTATCGGCATTTGCACAAGACTCAACGGGCCGGATAACCGGCGTTGTCAAAGACAGTGTAACCAATGAGCCGGTCGTTGGCGCTTATGTGGCGGTGAGCAGGAACCTGCCGGATGCGAAGCCCGAGTATGTAACGACTGATATAGAGGGCAAATTTTCCTTCAACGGCCTTGCGAAACAGGCTGTTTACCTGGTTAAGGTTTCTTATCTGAGTTATAAAGACGCTTCGCGCACAGTTACATTGCAAGATGATAATCAGGATGTCGGAACATTTCAATTGAGTGAAGCTGTTGCAAACCTGAAAGAAATTAAAGTCGTAGGCCAGGTTACCGCCATGGAGCAAAAAGGCGACACGACCCAGTTCAACGCTGCTGCATTCAAAACCAATCCCGACGCAACCTCAGAAGATCTCATCCAAAAAATGCCTGGCATTACGGTTACCAACGGAACCGTAACAGCGCATGGTGAGACGGTTAACAGAGTTTTGGTGGATGGTAAGCCGTTCTTCGGCGAAGATGCTGCATTGACATTAAAATCACTTCCTGCCGAGATTGTTGATAAAATAGAAGTCTTCGACAAATTGAGCGATCAGGCACAATTCACCGGCTTTGACGATGGTAATGGACAGAAAACCATCAACATTGTAACCAAAGCCGATCGTAAAATGGGTCAGTTCGGTAAGGTTTTCGCCGGTTACGGATTGGATAATCGTTATCAGGCTGGTGGAAATGTGAGCTTTTTCAAAGGGAATCAGCGTATATCCGTGATCGGGCTGAGCAACAACATTAATATGCAGAATTTTTCCAGCCAGGATCTGATCGGTGTTTCCGGTGGCGGTGGAGGAGGCGGAAGAGGCGGCTCGGGCGGTGGCGGTTCGGCTGGTAACTTTCTGGTTGGCAACCAAAGCGGGATAACGGGGACAAATTCGTTTGGTTTGAATTATGCCAACAAGTTTGGAAAAAAAGTGGATGTTACCGGAAGCTATTTCTTCAACAGGACAGGCAACACCAATGCCCAAACATTGGAACAGGAATATTTTTTACAAGGCGGGACAGGGAACCAGTTTTATAATGAAACAAGCCGCACGAACAACACAAATGCCAATCACAGGCTCAACTTCCGCATTGAATACAACATTAACAAGAACAATTCGCTGATCGTGACGCCACGACTGAGCTTTCAGGACAACAGCTCGGCGAGCGTGAAAGCGGGGCTTTCTTCGCTGATCAACGGAACAAAAATCAATAGCCTGGACAACAATCAGCGCAACGCGACCAATGCTTACAATTTCAATAATGATGTTTTGTTCCGTCATTCATTTGAAAAGAAAGGCCGGACATTATCTGTGAATTTGAACACACAGCTCAATGACCGTAACGGGATTGGTAATCTCTATTCCAGAACCATGTTTTACGACAGCCTGGGCTTGGCCGCAAGAGGCGATACGCTTGATCAAGAGAGCTTTACATATTCCAATGGTGTAACATTGGGCGGAAACCTGATCTATACTGAGCCGATTGGAAAAAACAGCCAGTTACAGTTCAATTACGGCCTGACCGTAAGTAATAGCGACTCTAAAAAGGAAACCTACAACATGAGTTTTGATGAAAACACTTACTCAGGCCTGGATTCGCTGCTTTCCAATACATTCGACAATCGTTATGTGACTAATCGTGCGGGGATTGGTTATCGCTACCGTAAAAATAGCTGGTCTGCCAATTTTGGATTGGACTTCCAGAATACGGGATTATACAGTCAGCAGTTGGCGCCCGTTAATGCCAAAGTGGATCAGTCATTTACCAATCTGCTGCCAAATTTCATGTTGAGTTACAGATCCAAAACCGGCACGCAGTTCCGTACATTTTTCCGAAGCTCAACAAATCAGCCTTCGATTTCGCAATTGCAGAATGTGATCGACAACAGCAATCCATTGGCATTGACGGCCGGTAACCCGGATTTGAAACAGGAGTATCGCAATATGTTCAATGTTCGCTATTCACTTGCTGGTGCGGAAAGGCCTTACAGCCTGAATGCAATGGTTTTCGTAACGCAAACCAACAATGCGATCGTGAATTCAACATTGATTGCGCAGGAGCCAACCGAAGTGGCTGATGGAATTGTTTTGGAGCGCGGAGCGAAGTTTACGAAGCCTGTGAATGTGGACGGGAGCTGGAATGCCAGAACTTTTCTGGCTTACGGAAAGCCGGTTGCGCCGCTGAAATTGAATGTGAATTTGACTACTGGTTTCAACTACGTTCGTTCGCCTGGTTTGATCAATAACATTTCCAACTATTCGAACACGTACGCAGTTTCACAAGGTTTGGTTGTGAGCAGTAATGTGAGCGAGAAGCTTGATTTTACGGTTTCTTATTCAGGGAATTACAACATTGTGCGCAACACCATTCAGCCAAATCTGAACAATAATTATTATACGCAAGGAATTACGGGACGTGTAAACTGGATTTTTGGAAAAGGATTTGTTGTGCAAAGTGACATTAGTAACCAGTCTTACCGTGGTCTTGGACAGGGTTTTAATCAAAACTTTACGTTGTGGAACGCAAGCGTTGGCAAGAAATTCCTGAAAAACAATGCGGGCGAACTGAAACTGACTGTTTTTGATATACTCAAACAAAACAACAGCATTACCAGAAACGTAACCGAAACTTACGTGCAGGATGTAACCAACCGGGTTTTGACCCAATATGCCATGCTAACATTCACTTACACGCTGAGAAATTTCGGCAAAGCACCGGCTCCCGAAAACAACCGCCGCAGAGATTTTGAAGGGGGTGATATGCCTGGTGGTGGAAGAGGAAACAGAGGTGACCGTGGCAATTTTAACTAAGCAACTAATCCTGAATTCAACATTTTAGTGCAAAGAAAAGCCCGGAGCGAGCATTCGTTCCGGGCTTTTCAGGTCTCAATGAATATTTTTAAACTACTTCTTAGAAGGGAAAGGAATGATCAGTTTTTCACCTCTTTCCGAGTAATCCCTCGTTCTGCCATTCGCTTTCATAAGCGCTTCTTTGGTGATCCCATATTTGCCCGCAACAACCCTCAAAACGTCACCAGGTCCCACTGTATGCACGGCTTGAACCTGAATTTTAAGTTTCGTAACGTCGGACTTTAATTCAGGGCTGGACGAATTCAAGCCCTTTAATGTTTCTGTTTTTAAATTATAGCGGGATGCAATGCTGGAAAAGCTTTCACCACTTTTTACGGTATGCGTGATTTGTTCTCCACCCACAGAGGATGCCGAAATAGCGGGAGTTGTTTCTTTTTCGGCCTCTTTTGGTTTTTCTTTTACCGGTTCGGCTGATTTCTCAGCAGGCGTAGTTTCCAGCGCTTCGGCGGGTTCATCCGTAATTGGCTCTCCGGCGCTTTGCTCGTCTAAGGTTGAATCCACAACAACCGAGGTAAGCTCTTCAGAATTGGACGAACTATCTGAAATGTATTCATATCCCACATATAACATTGCTAATACCAAAAGAACCAACACAAGAAGCGTAACAATGGGGAGGTTGGACTTTTCGGTCGGACGGACATTTCTTTTTTTAGGGAATTCGTCTTCCATAGCCGGTTATTCGATGTTTTGTGGTGCAAATTAATTTTACGAAAATACTAAAGACCTTCTAACTTCCAAGGTGATTTCTCAATTCCTCATTCATCACCGCGACTTTTTCTTTTAAGCCTTCTTTGAACAAATCCAGCCGTTTTCCGACTGCCGGATCGGTGGCTCCAATGATCTGCGCGGCCAGTATTCCTGCGTTTCTGGCACCGTCCAGCGCAACCGTCGCAACCGGAACGCCTGAGGGCATTTGCAGAATGGAAAGCACTGAATCCCAACCATCAATCGAATTGCTTGATAAAACCGGAACGCCGATAACGGGCAATGAAGTAAGCGAGGCGACCATTCCTGGCAAGTGCGCCGCGCCGCCTGCACCGGCAATGATAACTTGTAATCCGCGGCTTCTGGCCGTTGACGCATATTCCAGCATGCGTTCGGGAGTCCGGTGCGCCGAAACGATCTCCATTTCGAAGGCGATCCCAAGCTCGGAAAGTGCATCAGCTGCCTGCTGCATAATTTTCCGGTCCGAAAGGCTTCCCATTATGATTCCAACCATTATATAACGAAGATTACTTACTGATTACTCTAATATTCTGCTTAACAAAATCAACCTTTCTCTTTAAAGACGCGATATCGGCATCCATAATGGTAATGTGGCCCATTTTTCTGAATGATTTTGTAATCGCCTTCCAGTAAAGGAACGGGAAAACCTGTTCAGTAGCCAACAATTTCTCCATTCCTTCATAAACAGCCGGGCCTTCGTGGCCTTCTTCCCCCAGCAAATTCACCATAGCAGACGGCCCGTAAGCGTGCGTGCTGCCGAGCGGCAAATCCAAAATAGCCCGCCAATGTTGCTCATATTGCGAAGTTGCATTGGCGCGGATCGTGTGGTGCCCACTATTATGCGGCCGTGGTGCCACTTCGTTGATCAGGATCTCGCCGTCGGCTGTCATGAAAAGCTCTACGGCCAAAAGGCCTACAATCTGGAAAGCTTCCGCCGTTTTTCTGGCTATTTCCTGTGCTTTTTCATCAATGGTTTTTTCAATTTCTGCGGGGGCAAAAAGATATTCGACGAGGTTCAGTTCAGGATGAAAAACCATTTCCACGGTCGGGAATGTGGTGATTTCCCCTTTCACATTGCGCGCCACGATCACGGCCAGTTCCTTTTCAAAAGGCACTGCTTTTTCCAGTAATCCCGGCTGCTCGAAAGCCTTTTCAATGTCCGCTTCCGAGGTTAACCGCTGCACGCCGCGGCCGTCGTAACCGTCTTTTCCCAGCTTGTGAAATGCGGGCAGAAATGAGGCGTTTTTATAAACATCATCCCGGTTTTCTGTTAATATAAAATCAGCAGTAGGGAGGTTATTTTCTTTGTAAAACTGCTTTTGGATGCGCTTATCCTGAATCTGGTGGATAACCGATGGCTGCGGAAAGATTTTCTTTCCTTCCTTTTCCAGTGCTTCCAGAGCCTGGACATTCACCTTTTCGATTTCTATTGTGATGACATCCAGCTCTTTACCGAAATTATAAACTGTGTCATAATCCTGTAATGAGCCTTGCTGAAAGTGAGGGGCAATTTTTCTGCATGGTGCCTCTGCATCGGGATCGAGGACGTGAATGTCCAGATTCCAGTCCACAGCGGCTTGTAAAAGCATCAGTCCTAGTTGGCCGCCGCCAAGGATTCCTATTCGCGATGAAAGCATTTAAAAGTTTCGGTAGTGTCGCACAAAATTGGTGTAAAAACCGCTAACATAAAACTGAACCGAAATCTTTTGATAATATAGTTTTAAAAAAAATCACATTGCTACGGCAGAAGTAGGGAGTTAGAAACGCGGAGACCAGGGATCATCCGGAAATCTCTGACATTTAATGTTCGTAGTTCAAGATCATAGACCAATGCAGTTGCAGCAATAAGCGTATCAGCGACGCTTAACTGATGGGATAGTGCGAATGTGTGACTAATATCAATCGCCGCTTTGGCAACAGATTCATTGAGATCAAACTGAATAAAGCCATTGAGCGTGCGTTTGATTTTGGCAAATTCGGCCCTGTTAAGGCATCCATTATATAGTTCTAAAACAACGATGGTGTTGATTCCAAGGTTGAGTTTCCCTGTGTAATTAATGAATTGAATGGCTTGCGGCTTGTCTCT
It includes:
- a CDS encoding PAS domain S-box protein; the encoded protein is MEMILSHTDWQTIHATLQHLNLIGITFSPDFIIRNISAHALMKTGWQESDLLGHSIFDKLIPKEEEHEIRQMLEEGIQGKRKLEQREVPFLAQKGTLRTFSINSVLMHREQDEVECVTLVGDDITRRRRMESSIAKSNSQLQDLVDNTSDLIQLVAIDGKFIFVNKAWREVLGYGLDEIASMRMEDILHPQHKEQALAQLKLIEQGHSNANFETVFLSREGKKVFVAGSVNCRFDNGKPTAFRCILNDFTEKIRAEKAQNLYYSIANWTVNTQNLDDFYHSIHEALGKIIDVKNFFIALYDPSKSYIYFPYYVDQYFQGNVKFTKRKLGNGVTEYAIASNKPLFLSGEKIEELAKTNSLYLYGVTPKLLLCVPLRVGDRVTGIIGVKSYDDPNMFDARDLELLEFISGQVAMAIARKQSEEELSKYLARLNAIFDSSSHLIWSVNKSLQLTSFNRNYADLIQNQLGVRPSLQSSAEKFGWRMVGNSNRRTLETKYRQALKGEPQYFEFKIDRKDQGEMWLEFYLNPIHYADGVIEEVSGIARDITRRKEAELSLRHSEELFRGIFENLQDIYCRINRLGEITMISQSVLKRLGYLPGEVIGHKITEFFPDKKRIHSALIRLRRSKSLRNFEISLYRKDGTERQFMINMLMFTNDKGKPTEIAVLARDITELKRNEQELLKAKEHAERSLKVKEGFLANMSHEIRTPMNGVIGMIDLLGETPLDVEQKDYVLTIKRSSETLLNILNDILDLSKIEAGKMELHEAPIATEELLLKLVSLFGQTAKSKGNTLTYHIAPEIPKFIIADQTRLLQILSNLTSNALKFTDHGAVTLFLTLVKKDGLFHKIKVEVQDSGIGISPMDKQILFTSFTQLDNSSRKSFGGTGLGLAISKQLCELMHGEIGVESTIGEGSTFWFTFETKETSIAQASNIVQLEETPIENVFADYHPTILLVDDNAVNRKVANEILKKSGCYVDLAESGFKAIEMVEAKRKVSDLSYDIIFMDIQMPDMDGVETSQELKKRFPDSMPPIVAMTAYSMKEDRDRFMSQGMDDYIAKPIRAQTLILKVKDLINNVESRKLESKQREIAQEVALPILDKEIIDQLNSIGGADLVWSVFEDFVTESNELVSGALEAYANGDIKTIKSNLHTLKGSGGTVGVAQVAEIARDAEWRLKSDDTSTLAEALPQLEKAYQKFLNAYEGLLKDWLK
- a CDS encoding TonB-dependent receptor domain-containing protein, with the protein product MKKFASLLSLLILLSLSAFAQDSTGRITGVVKDSVTNEPVVGAYVAVSRNLPDAKPEYVTTDIEGKFSFNGLAKQAVYLVKVSYLSYKDASRTVTLQDDNQDVGTFQLSEAVANLKEIKVVGQVTAMEQKGDTTQFNAAAFKTNPDATSEDLIQKMPGITVTNGTVTAHGETVNRVLVDGKPFFGEDAALTLKSLPAEIVDKIEVFDKLSDQAQFTGFDDGNGQKTINIVTKADRKMGQFGKVFAGYGLDNRYQAGGNVSFFKGNQRISVIGLSNNINMQNFSSQDLIGVSGGGGGGGRGGSGGGGSAGNFLVGNQSGITGTNSFGLNYANKFGKKVDVTGSYFFNRTGNTNAQTLEQEYFLQGGTGNQFYNETSRTNNTNANHRLNFRIEYNINKNNSLIVTPRLSFQDNSSASVKAGLSSLINGTKINSLDNNQRNATNAYNFNNDVLFRHSFEKKGRTLSVNLNTQLNDRNGIGNLYSRTMFYDSLGLAARGDTLDQESFTYSNGVTLGGNLIYTEPIGKNSQLQFNYGLTVSNSDSKKETYNMSFDENTYSGLDSLLSNTFDNRYVTNRAGIGYRYRKNSWSANFGLDFQNTGLYSQQLAPVNAKVDQSFTNLLPNFMLSYRSKTGTQFRTFFRSSTNQPSISQLQNVIDNSNPLALTAGNPDLKQEYRNMFNVRYSLAGAERPYSLNAMVFVTQTNNAIVNSTLIAQEPTEVADGIVLERGAKFTKPVNVDGSWNARTFLAYGKPVAPLKLNVNLTTGFNYVRSPGLINNISNYSNTYAVSQGLVVSSNVSEKLDFTVSYSGNYNIVRNTIQPNLNNNYYTQGITGRVNWIFGKGFVVQSDISNQSYRGLGQGFNQNFTLWNASVGKKFLKNNAGELKLTVFDILKQNNSITRNVTETYVQDVTNRVLTQYAMLTFTYTLRNFGKAPAPENNRRRDFEGGDMPGGGRGNRGDRGNFN